A portion of the Malania oleifera isolate guangnan ecotype guangnan chromosome 3, ASM2987363v1, whole genome shotgun sequence genome contains these proteins:
- the LOC131151480 gene encoding UPF0481 protein At3g47200-like: MENSARQDVKIEHLTLSNSSMLPRDQVVISIQGLLRELHPLSNEYCIYRVPEAIRKVNGEAYTPKVASIGPLHRCNARLQTMEEHKLRYLEIFILRTSVGVEGCVQVARNCEGRARRCYAEAIKLSSDEFVEMILVDGCFIIEFLLRYYFLLSAFSMRDQSDYIFGQSWFFCYVADDLLLLENQLPLFVLEDLFSLVSINNITNDIESEGKTLSIVDLALHFVKKKSCWILNYHQTPDSNKIYLGKAKHLVDLLWLHCKPSLPRNNRNCEVGLGAATKHSTSATRLLEAGIKFKKGESCSIFDIKYLSGGVVEIPLLRIQDGTEFMFRNLIAYEQCQGKYDYITEYMTLLVDIINTTKDVELLVRQGIIANAVGNSQDISTLFSSIGTGIIIGHRIYYSQLCENLNAYCRTPWHSWKATLQRDYFNTPWTVFSTIAALALVILAFIQTLCSIISLPK; the protein is encoded by the coding sequence ATGGAGAACTCAGCAAGGCAAGATGTTAAAATAGAACACCTAACTTTATCAAACAGTTCCATGCTTCCACGCGATCAGGTGGTAATTTCCATTCAAGGATTGTTAAGAGAGTTACATCCCCTATCAAATGAGTACTGTATCTACAGAGTTCCTGAGGCGATTCGTAAGGTCAATGGAGAAGCATATACACCAAAAGTAGCATCAATCGGTCCACTTCATCGCTGCAATGCTCGCCTGCAAACCATGGAAGAGCACAAATTAAGGTACCTGGAGATTTTTATTTTACGGACTAGTGTGGGTGTGGAGGGTTGTGTTCAAGTTGCAAGAAACTGTGAGGGAAGAGCCCGCCGTTGTTATGCAGAAGCCATTAAACTGAGCAGTGATGAGTTTGTTGAAATGATTTTAGTAGATGGTTGTTTCATCATTGAGTTTCTTTTGAGGTATTACTTCCTCCTTTCAGCATTCAGTATGCGTGATCAGAGTGATTACATATTTGGACAAAGTTGGTTCTTCTGTTATGTGGCTGATGACTTGTTATTACTTGAGAATCAGCTTCCCCTCTTTGTTCTCGAGGACTTATTTAGTTTAGTGTCCATAAATAATATCACCAACGACATTGAATCAGAGGGCAAAACGCTTTCCATTGTCGACCTAGCTCTCCATTTTGTAAAGAAGAAATCTTGCTGGATTCTGAATTATCATCAGACTCCTGATAGTAATAAAATTTACCTTGGCAAAGCAAAGCATTTGGTTGATTTGTTATGGTTACACTGCAAGCCCTCACTTCCAAGAAATAACCGCAATTGTGAAGTGGGACTGGGAGCAGCAACTAAGCACTCAACAAGTGCAACAAGGCTCCTGGAGGCTGGAATTAAGTTCAAGAAGGGGGAAAGCTGTAGCATATTCGACATAAAATATCTTTCAGGTGGAGTTGTTGAAATTCCGCTATTAAGAATCCAGGACGGAACAGAATTCATGTTCCGAAATCTCATTGCCTATGAGCAATGTCAAGGCAAATATGATTACATCACTGAGTACATGACCCTACTTGTTGATATCATTAACACCACAAAGGATGTGGAACTGCTTGTTCGCCAGGGGATCATCGCCAATGCAGTGGGCAACAGCCAAGACATCTCCACCCTTTTTAGCAGTATCGGCACCGGGATCATCATTGGCCACAGGATCTATTATTCtcaactttgtgaaaacttgaaCGCGTACTGCCGGACCCCTTGGCACTCGTGGAAGGCTACTCTGCAGAGGGACTACTTCAACACGCCATGGACAGTTTTTTCTACCATCGCAGCACTTGCACTTGTAATCCTTGCTTTCATACAAACTCTCTGTTCTATTATATCCCTCCCAAAATAG